In Labilibaculum sp. DW002, one DNA window encodes the following:
- a CDS encoding NVEALA domain-containing protein encodes MKLTKYLFAVVIVVTISLNFFTNSSTDQYNALEMMNVEALASGEGSGGYICVSPPRELCIFIERDGQIIPLYGYRSAN; translated from the coding sequence ATGAAATTAACAAAATATTTATTTGCAGTAGTTATCGTGGTAACAATAAGCCTAAATTTCTTTACCAATTCTTCAACAGATCAGTATAATGCTTTAGAAATGATGAACGTGGAAGCTTTGGCGAGTGGTGAGGGATCAGGGGGATATATTTGTGTTTCACCTCCAAGAGAATTGTGTATTTTTATTGAGAGGGATGGACAAATAATACCTCTTTATGGATATAGGAGTGCCAATTAA
- a CDS encoding 6-bladed beta-propeller, giving the protein MEKLSLKRDTSFYKLSDSTYFSDVRGIVASNNKFYFTDYKRNQILILNKDLKLIRTLGSGGKGPGEFIGAAHITIFQDTLYILNDGKQSIEVYDKNKYISTIKPTISSAYLPNTSFVKNKNGLYLSNVSMGTSIVKLSSLGKIKKIGLVQQYRTKKETYVKNKKHLLNNKENIIAVSDNKLNIEIYNSEGVILNKLNFENIAILKDRMTLINKETPRENGYYELISYAYIFNDKLYLLLTTNKGVKVNTNNILEIKINNNNFEITRILSLGKGWFTSFCVTENQILAYDGQNGEMVKFKLN; this is encoded by the coding sequence GTGGAAAAACTAAGTCTAAAAAGAGACACATCTTTTTATAAACTTTCAGACAGTACTTATTTTTCTGATGTAAGAGGAATAGTTGCAAGCAACAATAAATTCTATTTTACGGACTATAAAAGAAATCAGATTTTAATTTTGAATAAAGATCTAAAGTTAATTAGAACATTAGGCTCTGGGGGTAAAGGTCCTGGAGAGTTTATTGGGGCCGCTCATATTACTATTTTTCAGGATACATTATATATATTAAATGATGGCAAACAATCAATAGAGGTTTATGATAAGAATAAATATATAAGTACTATCAAACCAACAATATCGAGTGCGTATTTACCAAATACTAGTTTTGTCAAAAATAAGAATGGTTTATATTTATCAAATGTAAGCATGGGTACTAGCATAGTTAAACTCTCTTCACTCGGAAAAATAAAAAAAATTGGATTAGTTCAACAATATAGAACAAAAAAAGAAACGTATGTAAAAAACAAAAAACATCTTTTAAATAATAAAGAAAATATAATAGCAGTATCAGACAATAAATTAAATATTGAAATATATAATAGCGAAGGTGTTATCCTTAATAAATTAAATTTCGAAAATATTGCTATTTTGAAAGATCGAATGACTCTTATTAATAAAGAAACCCCCAGAGAAAACGGTTACTACGAACTAATCTCTTATGCCTATATTTTTAATGATAAGTTATATTTATTACTAACAACAAATAAAGGAGTTAAGGTTAATACAAACAATATTTTGGAAATAAAAATCAATAACAATAATTTTGAAATAACTCGAATATTAAGTTTAGGAAAAGGTTGGTTTACTTCATTTTGTGTTACTGAAAACCAAATTCTTGCATATGATGGTCAAAATGGAGAAATGGTTAAATTTAAATTAAATTAA